In Alteribacter lacisalsi, a genomic segment contains:
- the copZ gene encoding copper chaperone CopZ → MKQETIKVDGMTCGHCKASVEGALNNLDGVKRAEVSLEEKQVTVEYDESSVDLATLKEEIDDQGFDAK, encoded by the coding sequence ATGAAACAGGAAACGATTAAAGTAGACGGCATGACGTGCGGCCACTGCAAAGCTTCAGTAGAAGGGGCACTGAATAATCTCGATGGCGTTAAGCGTGCAGAAGTGAGCCTTGAGGAAAAACAGGTGACGGTAGAATATGATGAGTCCAGTGTTGATCTTGCAACCCTGAAAGAGGAAATTGACGATCAGGGATTTGACGCCAAATAA
- a CDS encoding SRPBCC family protein — translation MPDLKEEVIISLNREAVFEFASNLKNSTEVLANVVEVNKLSEGPVGAGTKFEEIRQFRNRRVGAVLEVVTYNPPHSYSVKSENKGLVVTYTYSFTEEKENQTRVRFEGEVEAVSFPMKLMRPMMVKMLKKEDGDHLVSLKNTIEKQADSPHGES, via the coding sequence ATGCCGGACTTAAAAGAGGAAGTCATAATCAGCCTGAACAGGGAAGCCGTATTTGAATTTGCTTCAAATCTTAAGAACAGTACTGAGGTTCTTGCCAATGTGGTGGAAGTGAACAAACTTTCGGAAGGACCTGTTGGCGCAGGTACAAAATTTGAAGAAATCAGACAGTTCAGAAACCGCAGGGTCGGTGCTGTCCTTGAAGTGGTTACGTACAATCCGCCGCACAGCTATTCGGTAAAAAGTGAAAATAAGGGTCTTGTTGTGACTTACACCTACTCTTTTACAGAAGAAAAAGAAAATCAGACCCGGGTCCGGTTTGAAGGGGAAGTGGAGGCTGTCAGTTTTCCCATGAAACTGATGCGTCCCATGATGGTGAAAATGCTCAAAAAAGAAGATGGAGATCATCTTGTGAGCCTGAAGAACACGATTGAGAAACAGGCTGACAGTCCTCATGGAGAAAGTTGA
- a CDS encoding response regulator transcription factor, which produces MENIRILIVEDEINIANVIRLELEYEGFTALVKEDGLTAWEFLQKEQCDLILLDVMLPRMSGIEVLRRLRAQDNQTPVIMLTARDAVVDKVTGLDQGANDYVTKPFEIEELLARIRASLRSGQTGRAKEKLADGEMTFSDLTVNTKTREVTRNGDYIELTPREYDLLLFLLENQGQVLTREQILDQVWGFDYYGDTNVVDVYIRYLRQKTDKPFDKALIHTVRGVGYVLKEPRE; this is translated from the coding sequence GTGGAGAACATACGTATTCTCATAGTCGAAGATGAAATTAATATTGCCAATGTAATCAGACTGGAACTTGAGTATGAGGGCTTTACTGCCCTTGTAAAGGAAGATGGTCTCACTGCGTGGGAATTCCTGCAGAAAGAACAATGTGATCTGATCCTTCTTGATGTCATGCTGCCACGGATGAGCGGCATTGAGGTTCTGCGGAGACTGAGAGCTCAGGATAATCAAACGCCTGTCATCATGCTGACAGCAAGGGATGCAGTCGTTGATAAAGTAACTGGTCTCGATCAGGGTGCGAATGATTATGTAACCAAACCGTTTGAAATTGAAGAGCTGCTGGCGAGAATACGTGCCTCCCTTCGGAGCGGACAGACCGGCAGGGCGAAGGAAAAACTGGCAGATGGAGAAATGACATTTTCTGATTTAACCGTAAATACGAAAACGAGGGAGGTAACTAGAAACGGTGATTACATCGAACTGACCCCGAGGGAGTATGACTTGCTTTTGTTTTTGCTGGAAAATCAGGGTCAGGTCCTGACAAGGGAGCAGATTCTTGATCAGGTGTGGGGATTTGATTACTACGGCGATACAAACGTGGTGGATGTCTATATTCGTTACTTAAGGCAGAAGACAGATAAGCCTTTTGATAAAGCGCTCATTCATACAGTACGGGGAGTCGGATATGTCCTCAAGGAGCCCCGGGAATGA
- a CDS encoding YneF family protein: MWVNILIGVLSLLGGIAIGFFIARQYMMSYMKKNPPINEKMLRVMMMQMGMNPSQKKINQMMKAMQNQK; this comes from the coding sequence ATGTGGGTAAATATTTTAATCGGTGTGCTCAGCTTACTGGGCGGGATTGCGATCGGTTTCTTTATTGCGCGGCAGTACATGATGAGCTATATGAAAAAGAATCCGCCGATCAATGAAAAAATGCTTCGTGTTATGATGATGCAAATGGGGATGAACCCGTCGCAGAAGAAGATCAACCAGATGATGAAAGCGATGCAGAATCAGAAATAA
- a CDS encoding flotillin family protein: protein MTDFTLIIGGVVAAIIFVLVILFVTKYTTVGKNEALIVTGSLLGAGKSVVSDDEGKKVKIIHGGGAFIIPVMQQARRISLENHKLEVGANNVYSKQGVPVSVNGNAIIKIGSSVQEISTAAEQYIGKYDDLKTEARQVLEGHLRAILSSMTVEEINSDREVFAKEVQKVAATDLSKMGLRILSFTTNEVSDKNGYLDALGQPQIAAVKRDAAIARAEREKEARIENARAEQEAKAAEYTRDAEIANSQKEKELKVAEYRRQQEEAKAQADQAYSLQEARAQQKVTEEKMQVNIIERQKQIELEEKEIQRRERQYDAEVKKKADAERYAVEQEAEAQKAKELRAAEAERERGRAEADVILSKGLAEAEAKEKIAEAFSKYGQAAMLDMITEMLPEYAKQAAQPLGNIDKITVVDTGGSGQNSGANKVTGYATNLMGSLQESLKASSGLDMKELIESFAGKGNVKQSIDNLSEEMAAEREKSSTATAVKEKDEKKEE, encoded by the coding sequence ATGACTGATTTTACACTGATTATCGGCGGTGTTGTAGCTGCCATTATATTTGTTCTTGTCATTCTTTTTGTAACGAAGTATACGACTGTAGGGAAAAACGAAGCACTAATTGTAACAGGAAGTCTGCTTGGCGCCGGTAAAAGCGTCGTTTCCGATGACGAAGGAAAGAAAGTAAAGATTATTCACGGTGGCGGGGCGTTTATTATCCCTGTCATGCAGCAGGCCAGACGCATCAGCCTGGAGAACCACAAGCTTGAAGTAGGTGCTAACAATGTTTACTCCAAGCAGGGTGTACCGGTTTCGGTGAACGGTAATGCCATTATTAAAATCGGTTCGAGTGTACAGGAAATTTCAACAGCCGCCGAGCAGTATATCGGAAAATATGATGATTTGAAAACAGAAGCCCGTCAGGTTCTTGAGGGACACCTCCGTGCGATTTTAAGCTCAATGACGGTGGAGGAAATTAACTCAGACCGTGAAGTGTTTGCCAAAGAAGTTCAGAAGGTTGCAGCAACCGACCTCAGCAAAATGGGTCTGCGCATCCTTTCTTTCACGACGAACGAAGTAAGTGATAAAAACGGCTATCTTGATGCTCTTGGACAGCCGCAGATCGCTGCAGTAAAGCGTGACGCAGCCATCGCTAGAGCCGAGCGTGAAAAAGAGGCGAGAATTGAAAATGCTCGTGCCGAGCAGGAAGCAAAAGCTGCAGAATATACGCGTGACGCGGAAATTGCCAATTCCCAGAAAGAAAAAGAACTGAAGGTAGCCGAATACCGACGTCAGCAGGAAGAAGCGAAAGCACAGGCTGACCAGGCATACTCCCTTCAGGAAGCGAGAGCTCAGCAGAAAGTAACCGAAGAGAAAATGCAGGTTAATATTATCGAACGTCAGAAACAGATTGAACTCGAAGAAAAAGAGATTCAGCGCCGTGAGCGTCAGTACGACGCAGAGGTCAAAAAGAAAGCCGACGCCGAGCGTTATGCAGTTGAACAGGAAGCCGAAGCCCAGAAAGCAAAAGAACTCCGTGCAGCCGAGGCCGAGCGTGAGCGCGGTAGAGCAGAAGCGGATGTTATTTTGTCCAAAGGTCTGGCCGAAGCCGAAGCAAAAGAGAAGATTGCCGAGGCCTTCAGCAAGTACGGCCAGGCAGCGATGCTGGATATGATTACGGAGATGCTTCCGGAATACGCCAAACAGGCTGCACAGCCGCTGGGCAACATTGATAAGATTACCGTAGTGGATACGGGCGGCAGCGGGCAGAACAGCGGAGCCAATAAAGTCACCGGCTACGCCACCAACCTGATGGGAAGCCTTCAGGAATCATTAAAAGCCTCCTCAGGACTGGATATGAAAGAACTGATCGAAAGCTTTGCAGGTAAAGGAAATGTCAAGCAGAGCATCGACAATCTGTCAGAGGAAATGGCTGCCGAACGTGAAAAAAGCAGCACAGCAACTGCAGTAAAAGAAAAGGATGAAAAAAAAGAAGAATAA
- the tkt gene encoding transketolase, which yields MSNTVENLSISTIRTLAIDSIEKANSGHPGMPMGAAPMAYTLFSNYMNHNPKNPEWFNRDRFVLSAGHGSMLLYSLLHLHGYDVSMDDLKSFRQWDSKTPGHPEFGHTPGVDATTGPLGQGLAMATGMAMAERYLASTYNRDSYNVVDHYTYAICGDGDLMEGVSSESASLAGHLKLGRLIVLYDSNDISLDGDLDKSFSESVEDRYKAYGWQVIRVEDGNNLDEINRAIEAAKEDDRPTMIEVKTTIGYGSPNRSGSNESHGKPLGEEEAKLTKDYYKWTFENDFHVPDEVRSHYAELAELGAEKEQQWNDMFEGYKEAYPELASELELAISGDLPEGWDKDVPVYSTDDKLATRASGGEVLNAIGKNVPYVFGGSADLASSNNTMLKGVEDFTRENYSGRNIWFGVREFAMASAVNGMALHGGVKPYAATFFVFSDYLRPAARLSALMQVPVTYVFTHDSIAVGEDGPTHEPVEQLPAMRAIPGLSVIRPADGNETAAAYKLAMESKNEPTALVLTRQGLPTLEGTDKKAYEGVKKGAYVVSEANGDMDGILIATGSEVSLAVEAQQALEKEGLFVNVVSMPSWDRFEKQSAEYKESVIPKDVKARLAVEMAASLGWERYTGDHGAVLGIDRFGASAPGGKVMEEYGFTAENVAANFKQLLEK from the coding sequence ATGTCTAACACAGTTGAAAACCTGTCAATCAGTACCATCCGTACGCTCGCAATTGACAGTATTGAAAAAGCAAATTCCGGACATCCGGGTATGCCGATGGGGGCAGCTCCGATGGCTTACACCCTGTTCTCCAATTACATGAATCATAACCCGAAAAACCCTGAATGGTTTAACAGAGATCGCTTTGTCCTGTCTGCAGGACACGGATCGATGCTTCTTTACAGCCTACTCCATCTTCATGGCTACGATGTCTCGATGGACGATCTGAAGTCATTCCGTCAGTGGGATTCCAAAACGCCGGGACACCCGGAGTTCGGCCATACACCAGGTGTAGATGCCACTACAGGCCCACTCGGTCAGGGGCTTGCGATGGCAACAGGAATGGCTATGGCAGAAAGATACCTGGCATCCACGTATAACCGTGACAGCTACAACGTTGTTGATCATTATACATACGCTATTTGCGGAGACGGTGACCTCATGGAAGGCGTCTCTTCCGAATCAGCGTCCCTTGCCGGCCATCTCAAGCTTGGCCGTCTGATTGTCCTGTATGATTCCAATGATATTTCCCTGGACGGCGATCTTGACAAATCGTTCTCCGAGAGTGTTGAGGACCGCTATAAGGCTTACGGCTGGCAGGTGATCCGTGTTGAGGACGGCAACAATCTCGATGAAATCAACCGTGCGATTGAAGCAGCAAAAGAAGACGACCGCCCAACGATGATCGAAGTTAAAACAACGATTGGATATGGGTCTCCGAACCGGAGCGGCTCCAACGAATCACACGGGAAGCCTCTCGGTGAGGAAGAGGCTAAATTAACGAAAGATTATTATAAGTGGACGTTTGAAAACGACTTCCACGTTCCTGACGAGGTACGCAGTCACTATGCGGAACTTGCGGAACTTGGTGCGGAAAAGGAACAGCAGTGGAACGACATGTTTGAAGGCTACAAGGAAGCGTATCCGGAACTGGCATCTGAGCTTGAACTTGCGATCAGCGGTGACCTTCCTGAAGGCTGGGATAAAGATGTGCCCGTTTATTCTACAGACGATAAGCTTGCAACCCGTGCGAGCGGCGGGGAAGTGCTTAATGCGATCGGTAAAAATGTGCCATACGTATTCGGCGGCTCCGCTGACCTTGCTTCTTCAAACAACACAATGCTTAAAGGTGTGGAAGACTTTACTCGCGAGAATTACAGTGGACGAAACATCTGGTTCGGCGTAAGGGAATTTGCCATGGCATCCGCAGTAAACGGTATGGCACTGCACGGCGGAGTAAAGCCTTATGCTGCGACGTTTTTCGTTTTCTCTGATTATCTCCGCCCTGCAGCGCGGCTGAGCGCTCTTATGCAGGTGCCTGTGACATATGTATTTACTCACGACAGCATCGCCGTAGGCGAAGACGGTCCGACCCACGAACCGGTTGAACAGCTCCCGGCTATGCGGGCGATTCCTGGTCTGAGCGTCATCCGCCCGGCAGACGGGAATGAAACGGCGGCGGCATATAAGCTGGCGATGGAAAGCAAAAACGAGCCGACAGCTCTCGTTCTTACACGCCAGGGACTGCCGACTCTTGAAGGAACAGACAAAAAGGCCTATGAAGGCGTGAAAAAAGGTGCTTATGTCGTGTCGGAAGCCAACGGTGACATGGACGGCATCCTCATCGCTACCGGCTCTGAGGTCTCCCTTGCAGTGGAAGCGCAGCAGGCTCTTGAAAAAGAAGGTCTCTTTGTCAATGTTGTAAGTATGCCAAGCTGGGACCGCTTCGAAAAGCAGTCTGCGGAATATAAAGAATCTGTCATTCCGAAAGATGTAAAAGCGCGTCTGGCTGTTGAGATGGCAGCAAGCCTCGGCTGGGAACGTTACACAGGCGATCACGGTGCCGTGCTCGGAATCGATCGTTTCGGTGCCTCTGCTCCAGGCGGAAAAGTAATGGAAGAATACGGTTTTACAGCTGAAAACGTGGCTGCAAACTTTAAGCAGCTTCTCGAAAAATAA
- a CDS encoding PepSY domain-containing protein, whose amino-acid sequence MKKLTAVLTGIFVIGGTAALVAATSGEEQGGTDSADASFMTGAETGSDDDQTDEGNEPGRISKKQAGDIALSILDGKIDEIELDREDGVLIYEVEVKYQGEDYDFDIDAETGEILKIDDDLLGTSAADLMTVTSGEAVEAVKALFPDAKVDDVELEMKKGRFLYEVEIEVQDEDGDVYVDGETGEIVHADSDLMPYTAANAANAANAANAANAANAEQQKSAENQVNEEPQGKSSESGNKISPNEAGNIALTHIGKGVIDDIELEKEKGRLLYEVEIEYGDTEADVYVDAYTGEVIYVDYD is encoded by the coding sequence ATGAAAAAACTAACAGCAGTACTAACAGGAATTTTTGTGATTGGCGGAACAGCGGCACTGGTGGCGGCAACCTCAGGAGAAGAGCAGGGAGGTACGGATTCAGCGGATGCTTCATTCATGACCGGGGCTGAGACCGGTTCAGATGATGATCAGACTGATGAAGGCAATGAGCCTGGCCGCATTTCCAAGAAACAGGCAGGCGACATAGCACTCAGTATACTCGATGGGAAAATTGATGAAATTGAGCTGGACCGGGAAGATGGCGTGCTCATCTATGAAGTGGAAGTAAAGTATCAGGGTGAAGATTACGATTTTGATATCGACGCTGAAACAGGTGAGATTCTTAAAATTGATGACGACTTGCTGGGAACATCTGCTGCTGATTTGATGACGGTCACGAGCGGTGAAGCAGTCGAAGCCGTTAAGGCGTTGTTCCCTGACGCAAAAGTTGATGATGTGGAACTTGAAATGAAAAAAGGACGCTTTCTGTATGAAGTTGAAATTGAGGTGCAGGATGAGGACGGTGATGTGTACGTGGATGGAGAAACCGGTGAAATTGTTCATGCAGATTCCGACTTGATGCCTTATACTGCAGCAAATGCAGCAAATGCAGCAAATGCAGCAAATGCAGCAAATGCAGCAAATGCAGAACAGCAGAAATCTGCAGAAAATCAGGTGAACGAAGAACCGCAGGGAAAGTCTTCGGAATCCGGAAATAAAATATCACCGAATGAAGCGGGCAACATTGCTCTTACCCATATTGGAAAAGGCGTTATTGATGACATCGAGCTTGAAAAAGAAAAAGGAAGACTTCTCTATGAAGTGGAAATTGAGTACGGGGATACAGAAGCAGATGTGTATGTTGACGCTTATACAGGTGAAGTCATTTATGTAGATTATGACTGA
- a CDS encoding metal-sensing transcriptional repressor, translated as MTKELDIELIHAGQKAVRTSSEEKEKLLNRLKRVEGQVRGIQRMVEEDRYCVDVLVQLSAINAALKKVGYTMLENHTRGCVTRAVHEGEGDEAIDELMKVIEQFSRS; from the coding sequence ATGACAAAGGAACTTGATATCGAACTCATCCATGCAGGACAGAAAGCGGTCCGAACAAGTTCGGAAGAAAAGGAAAAGCTGTTAAACCGGCTTAAAAGAGTTGAAGGTCAGGTCAGAGGCATCCAGCGGATGGTGGAAGAAGACCGGTACTGTGTTGATGTACTCGTCCAGCTTTCCGCAATCAATGCCGCTTTGAAGAAGGTCGGCTATACGATGCTTGAAAATCATACCCGGGGATGCGTCACCCGGGCCGTTCATGAAGGTGAAGGAGACGAAGCCATTGATGAATTGATGAAAGTCATTGAGCAGTTCTCACGCTCGTAA
- the sirA gene encoding sporulation inhibitor of replication protein SirA encodes MRSYDLFLINEEVALIYYGFESKLFHLFKENCLAEDNLKEITSRQVHYIRKSINDNDLNSWLRQACLNVKGYEQKSPFVHCFSSSDHKSRAVLTVGKNKVTLESEGSFELETEIFDILRDYDDYFFAADYQNERYGWLKPLKSFRIVEPG; translated from the coding sequence ATGAGAAGCTATGATCTCTTTTTAATAAATGAAGAAGTCGCTTTGATTTATTACGGGTTTGAATCGAAACTTTTTCACCTTTTCAAGGAAAACTGCCTGGCTGAAGACAACCTGAAAGAAATCACGAGCCGTCAGGTGCATTATATACGCAAGTCCATTAATGATAATGATCTTAATTCCTGGCTCAGGCAGGCATGTCTGAATGTGAAAGGGTATGAGCAGAAAAGCCCCTTTGTCCACTGCTTCAGTTCCAGTGATCACAAATCCCGTGCTGTGCTGACGGTCGGAAAAAACAAAGTGACCCTGGAATCGGAGGGCTCGTTCGAACTTGAAACGGAGATTTTTGATATCCTCCGTGATTACGATGATTATTTCTTTGCAGCCGATTACCAGAATGAACGTTATGGCTGGCTGAAGCCGCTCAAATCATTCCGGATTGTAGAACCGGGATGA
- a CDS encoding sensor histidine kinase: protein MKLSQRITVYTTVTLFLILAIVNSGIYLLFHYYTMNAETDRALSQARTVVEAMQATGFGQEEAGSFIRASVPEGGMIRIVRENGDTPIAVTKNVQLNSVDAVYSSNEQRDDVLFEEIRYARAVTPVIWTDGSIASLEFLSPMNTHEETVGILRVILLLSTAVILIPSFFAARALSRFILRPIQNLVSTMNHIRDQGTFKKIEIDARAKDELTDMGRTFNHMIDLLKENFDKQKQFVSDASHELKTPLTVITSYAALLKRWGKDRPEVLEEAVNAIESESRRMKDMTNQMLALASGETEETLEVSRVDICKAAEGIAKKLGTAYSRKVNVECCGPAVLNGDAGKLNQLLFILVDNALKYSEEQVEIRIEGHNDSISIQIKDYGIGIPKKDQAAVFERFFRVDKARARKTGGTGLGLSIARAIASAHKGSVSVKSREGAGSVFTVTLPSGEVNV from the coding sequence ATGAAACTGTCACAACGGATTACCGTTTATACAACCGTGACGCTGTTTCTCATTCTTGCGATTGTAAATTCAGGCATCTATCTCCTGTTTCATTATTACACCATGAACGCAGAGACCGATCGTGCACTCAGCCAGGCAAGAACGGTGGTGGAAGCGATGCAGGCAACCGGTTTCGGTCAGGAAGAAGCAGGTTCTTTTATCAGAGCATCCGTACCTGAAGGCGGCATGATCCGTATTGTTCGGGAAAATGGCGATACTCCGATTGCTGTTACAAAAAACGTACAGCTCAACAGCGTTGACGCAGTATACTCATCTAATGAGCAGAGAGACGATGTGCTTTTTGAGGAGATTCGCTATGCAAGAGCTGTGACACCTGTAATCTGGACGGACGGATCCATTGCCTCCCTTGAATTTCTGTCTCCGATGAACACACACGAAGAAACTGTAGGAATTTTAAGAGTCATCCTGCTTCTCTCAACAGCAGTCATACTCATTCCATCCTTTTTTGCCGCCCGTGCATTAAGCCGGTTCATACTCAGACCTATTCAAAATCTTGTTTCAACGATGAACCACATCCGGGACCAGGGCACATTCAAAAAAATTGAAATTGACGCCAGGGCAAAGGACGAGCTCACAGATATGGGACGGACGTTCAACCATATGATTGATCTTCTGAAAGAAAACTTTGATAAACAGAAACAGTTTGTGTCAGATGCCTCTCATGAGCTCAAGACACCATTAACCGTCATTACGAGCTACGCTGCTCTCTTGAAGCGATGGGGGAAAGACCGGCCGGAAGTACTGGAAGAGGCAGTCAACGCCATTGAATCAGAATCCAGGAGAATGAAGGATATGACGAACCAGATGCTTGCCCTGGCTTCAGGAGAAACAGAGGAAACGCTTGAAGTAAGCCGGGTGGACATTTGCAAAGCGGCCGAGGGAATCGCGAAAAAGCTGGGTACGGCCTACAGTCGTAAGGTGAATGTGGAGTGCTGCGGTCCGGCGGTACTCAATGGCGATGCAGGGAAACTGAATCAGCTTCTGTTTATTCTTGTTGATAATGCGCTGAAATATAGTGAGGAGCAGGTGGAGATCCGTATTGAAGGGCACAATGATTCCATCAGCATTCAAATAAAAGATTACGGGATCGGTATTCCAAAAAAAGATCAGGCTGCTGTCTTTGAACGTTTTTTCCGTGTTGACAAGGCCAGAGCACGGAAAACAGGGGGGACCGGGCTCGGTCTATCCATTGCAAGAGCTATTGCTTCTGCCCATAAAGGATCAGTCAGCGTAAAAAGCAGAGAAGGGGCGGGATCCGTTTTTACGGTTACACTGCCTTCTGGAGAGGTGAACGTATGA
- a CDS encoding multicopper oxidase family protein, with amino-acid sequence MRKFADPLPVLPVKKPWFKEDGKTYYHLTMNQFKQRLHSDLPDTTVWGYDGMYPGPTVKVHTNEQVYVKWNNCLPDTHLLPVDQTVHGAYPDVPEVRTVTHIHGACVRPESDGYPEAWFTKNFDRTGPYFTRKMYHYENCQQASTLWYHDHALGITRLNVYAGLAGFYLISDENEKALHLPEGEFDIPLLIQDRSFNADGSLYYPSQTDPPVPGLETSIVAMFFGDTILVNGKVWPYLEVEPRRYRLRLLNGSNSRFYMLFLDSGQQMFQIATDSGLRAVPAALKQMTLAPAERAEVIVDFTNMNGREIVLKNAAPAPYPDGPKPDQDTAAVMQFRVKKRITRIDTSRIPEVMNHIPPLSFKDVTRVRKLTLNSVTDQFGRDLMLLDNRTWDDPVTENPVAGTTEIWTFINVTMHTHPIHLHLVDFQILDRQPFDVSRFTEKKELRFTGSPRHPDTEEEGWKDTVRADPGEVTRIKARFGPFSGLYVWHCHILEHEDYEMMRPFYVLSSQTFL; translated from the coding sequence TTGAGAAAATTTGCGGATCCTCTTCCGGTATTGCCGGTAAAGAAACCTTGGTTTAAAGAAGATGGAAAAACGTATTACCACCTTACCATGAACCAGTTCAAGCAGCGGCTACATTCGGATCTGCCTGATACCACAGTCTGGGGGTATGATGGAATGTATCCCGGTCCGACTGTAAAGGTGCATACAAATGAGCAGGTGTATGTAAAGTGGAACAACTGTCTTCCTGACACACATCTGCTGCCTGTCGATCAGACCGTCCATGGTGCTTATCCTGATGTACCGGAAGTACGCACCGTGACGCATATACACGGAGCGTGCGTGAGACCGGAGAGCGACGGCTATCCGGAAGCCTGGTTTACGAAAAACTTTGACCGTACAGGTCCATACTTTACGAGGAAAATGTATCACTATGAAAACTGCCAGCAGGCCAGTACGTTATGGTATCACGACCATGCCCTGGGCATCACGCGGCTGAATGTGTACGCAGGTCTGGCTGGTTTTTACCTGATTTCAGACGAAAATGAGAAAGCTCTTCACCTTCCGGAAGGCGAGTTTGATATTCCACTGCTGATCCAGGACAGAAGCTTTAATGCAGACGGATCCCTTTATTATCCCTCCCAGACCGATCCGCCTGTTCCGGGGCTTGAAACGTCCATCGTCGCGATGTTTTTCGGTGATACCATTCTTGTTAACGGAAAAGTGTGGCCATACCTCGAGGTGGAGCCGAGACGCTACCGCTTACGTCTGTTAAACGGGTCCAATTCCCGCTTTTATATGCTTTTTCTTGATTCCGGGCAGCAGATGTTTCAGATCGCTACGGACAGCGGCCTGCGGGCAGTACCGGCTGCTCTTAAGCAAATGACGCTGGCCCCTGCAGAGCGTGCAGAAGTGATTGTCGATTTTACGAATATGAACGGCAGAGAGATTGTGCTTAAAAATGCAGCGCCTGCACCGTACCCGGACGGTCCGAAACCCGACCAGGACACTGCTGCGGTTATGCAGTTTCGTGTGAAAAAGCGCATAACCCGCATCGATACCTCGAGGATTCCCGAGGTGATGAACCACATTCCGCCATTATCGTTTAAAGATGTGACCCGAGTGAGAAAGCTGACGCTCAATTCCGTAACGGACCAATTCGGCAGGGATCTGATGCTTCTTGATAACCGGACATGGGATGATCCGGTAACGGAGAACCCTGTGGCAGGTACGACAGAAATCTGGACTTTCATTAACGTAACCATGCATACACATCCGATTCATCTTCACCTTGTCGACTTTCAGATCCTGGACAGACAGCCCTTTGACGTTTCGAGATTTACGGAGAAGAAAGAGCTGAGGTTCACCGGTTCTCCCAGGCATCCTGATACAGAAGAGGAAGGATGGAAGGACACGGTTCGCGCTGACCCGGGGGAGGTAACGAGGATCAAGGCTCGTTTCGGTCCTTTCAGCGGTTTATACGTTTGGCATTGCCATATCCTTGAGCACGAAGACTATGAAATGATGCGTCCGTTCTATGTACTTTCCTCCCAAACATTTTTGTAA
- a CDS encoding PepSY domain-containing protein → MKYKLMISITAVTLLAAAGVFFLQSQAGGTLAEAEIAGMLEERYDGTISDIRSGEEAGEQVYHAELSTREGGYYLLVNAITGEIIDMELLEINMDEENREREVLEVDEVRRRVLETLDEEAEVLEIERNDDDGRPVYHVTVAEEGGTGMFELDAVTGDILSYTVEEENQQAEGPISEQEAINIALNEFQGEVDDVDLEQKDGRLVYEIEIENDSTGIEADFIIDAYTGEILSIEYDD, encoded by the coding sequence ATGAAATACAAACTGATGATTTCCATCACCGCAGTTACACTGCTGGCAGCAGCAGGCGTGTTTTTTTTGCAGTCCCAGGCAGGAGGCACGCTTGCAGAGGCTGAAATCGCTGGCATGCTTGAGGAAAGGTATGACGGGACAATCAGTGACATTCGGTCAGGCGAGGAAGCTGGAGAGCAAGTATATCATGCGGAACTCTCCACAAGAGAAGGAGGGTATTACCTTCTTGTTAACGCCATCACCGGTGAGATTATCGACATGGAACTGCTGGAAATTAATATGGATGAGGAGAATCGGGAACGTGAGGTTCTTGAAGTCGATGAAGTCCGGCGCAGGGTGCTCGAAACACTTGATGAAGAAGCGGAAGTGCTCGAGATTGAGAGAAATGATGACGACGGCCGTCCGGTGTATCATGTTACTGTTGCGGAGGAAGGCGGCACAGGCATGTTTGAACTCGATGCAGTCACAGGAGACATTCTCTCCTACACAGTGGAGGAAGAAAATCAGCAGGCTGAGGGTCCAATTTCAGAACAGGAAGCGATTAACATCGCTCTCAATGAGTTTCAGGGGGAAGTGGATGATGTGGATCTCGAGCAGAAAGACGGCCGTCTTGTTTATGAAATCGAAATTGAAAATGACAGTACCGGAATTGAAGCGGACTTCATCATTGATGCCTATACCGGCGAAATTCTCTCAATTGAGTACGATGATTAA